AAGGCGCTCCCGGGAAATCCTGTATTCCCACTTGCTGTGCGGGGCATCCTTGCAGTACTCGCACTCAACTTCGGTCAGATAAGGATATCCTTTCCCGCCCCAGACGGTGCTGGCGGATGAAGTGTGTCCTCCGCATGATGAATGGTAGACAGCTTCGGCCAGTAAGCCGTTGTACGACAGTACCATACCTTTTGTCTCAAAGACCGCCTTGTCAGCCTCGGCTTTTTCGTTGCTCATGCCGCCGTATGCCTGGCAGTGTTCACTTGAGCAGAGATCAAAACCATCGGACTGATGTCTGCCTAGATTTCCAAGCACATAGGTCCTGGCCACTACAGCCTGGGCTTTCATCGCTTCAAGCTCGAAAGAAGCAGGTGATTCGCTGGGGACCACTCCCCGCAGATAATCTTCGAGTTCGATCAGATTGATGACTGAAAAACTTCCATCGTGTTTACTGATCATGAATTCGCCGCGGTATCTGCGGCTGCCGATCGAAAGATAGCCGCCGCCGCAAGCCTTGATCCTTAATCCGCTTGTTTCAGTGTACCTTCTGTGGCTCGCGATAAAATTCCCCTGCTCCAGGGTCACTCTCAGACTGTTCTGGCGGATCGTATATACTTCCGGATTATCGGTCACAAAGACCTTGAATCCGCCGGGCGAAGAAAGCGTGATGTCCTTGATGCCGGTCTGCAGCCCGATTCTGAGCTCGACCGCTTGAAGCGGGGCAGTCAGGCAGATCAGGATCAGTATGAATTCCGCTGCTCCGACTGATGAGAAAATATTTTTATGACTAAATTCCAAATTTACCGGCCCGGGCCTTGCTTCATAATAAATTAATCGGAATCCCGCTCCAAATATTGAGATTCCCGCACTTTTGAACTCAGTTGACCGCGAATGAAGGAAAGCTGAGAAAGTGAATCAGGGAAAGACTACAGTGAAGATTCTGAAAATAATTGTATAATAAAGGCATATGCTGTTCTCCATCATCACCCCATACCGCGACAGATTCGACAAATTACACGGATATCTAGATTCCTTGCAATCACTCGTCTTCCCGCGCAAGGATTTTGAACTGATCCTGATCGACGACGGTTCAGTCCGGGATTACTCCTATAATTTTCCAGCGGACTTCAATATTATCCGCTTGAAGCAGGAGCATTCCGGGCAGGCTGTTGCGCGGAACAGGGGGCTTTCAGCCGCTTCAGGCAGATTCCTGCTCTTCCTGGATTCCGACACAATTGCTACTCCTCTGCTCCTTTCCGAACATCTCAATTTTCTCAACCGGTATCCGGACAGCGCCATTTTAGGCAATGTGGAATTTCCGGAAGGCATCTCCCCTGACAGATTGACGAAACTTTCTGACCTTCCATACTTTTTCAGCCGCCTGAGGCACTGCCAGAAGCTCAGTTTCATCCAGTTCATGACCTGCAATCTTTCACTGCCAAGCTATCTGGTCATCTCTGTGGCAGGTTTTTCCGAACAGTTCATCCAATATGGATATGAAGATATCGAGCTTGGTTACAGAATTGAAAAAAAATTCGGTACTTCCCTGATTTTCAACAGCAAAGCCCTGGTTTTGCATTACCATCCCCGCAATCTTTCCGAATTGCGTATGCAGCAGGAAACCCTGGGAAAATCCCAGGTCGTGATTCAGACTCTGCACCCTGAAATCGGTCATTTCCTGCGTCTGGAAATTCCGGATTGCCTGAAAGCCTTTCAAAATGGAAACCTGCAGAAGCTCAGGATTCTCCGGGACAGGCTGGAAAGCCGCATCCTCAGGCCATCGGTCAGCGACACTGTCATCAATCAATACAAGAAGCTCTGCCGGATGTCCGGAATTGTCAATGAATATTTCTCCAACCTGGAAGGGATCGCGATCAGCCATCCTCTCTGCCGGAGCACCACTGCTTATCCCAAGCATCTGATAAACTCGGAAAGTGCGGGGATTCACCTTGAACTGCCTGATTCAGTCACCGAAATCCCTGAATTGAGCCTCTACCAGATCAATCTCAGTCTTCGGAGGATTCCATCCTTGATCTGCCCGGTTGTGCCTGATT
This window of the Candidatus Wallbacteria bacterium genome carries:
- a CDS encoding SpoIID/LytB domain-containing protein, yielding MEFSHKNIFSSVGAAEFILILICLTAPLQAVELRIGLQTGIKDITLSSPGGFKVFVTDNPEVYTIRQNSLRVTLEQGNFIASHRRYTETSGLRIKACGGGYLSIGSRRYRGEFMISKHDGSFSVINLIELEDYLRGVVPSESPASFELEAMKAQAVVARTYVLGNLGRHQSDGFDLCSSEHCQAYGGMSNEKAEADKAVFETKGMVLSYNGLLAEAVYHSSCGGHTSSASTVWGGKGYPYLTEVECEYCKDAPHSKWEYRISRERLAEALRRKGSIQDNFLKIEVLETDDGGRVKLLSVNQNLINANTLRTMIGSDKIYSNCFKIYENEPNYEMVHGVSLEEKVNHIIDKYEKSQKGEKSDEIIFLGYGSGHGVGLCQWGANGMARLGTDYCTILSKYYPGTRMVKFSRGTLGQQLVKR
- a CDS encoding glycosyltransferase family 2 protein produces the protein MLFSIITPYRDRFDKLHGYLDSLQSLVFPRKDFELILIDDGSVRDYSYNFPADFNIIRLKQEHSGQAVARNRGLSAASGRFLLFLDSDTIATPLLLSEHLNFLNRYPDSAILGNVEFPEGISPDRLTKLSDLPYFFSRLRHCQKLSFIQFMTCNLSLPSYLVISVAGFSEQFIQYGYEDIELGYRIEKKFGTSLIFNSKALVLHYHPRNLSELRMQQETLGKSQVVIQTLHPEIGHFLRLEIPDCLKAFQNGNLQKLRILRDRLESRILRPSVSDTVINQYKKLCRMSGIVNEYFSNLEGIAISHPLCRSTTAYPKHLINSESAGIHLELPDSVTEIPELSLYQINLSLRRIPSLICPVVPDSLLNRYRMLCNYWKFLPPGAETATACYISAQKSKPESRPVFFYREDGEKQYLNLRGILREVKSLQRFKVPLIGKLIFFLSFLKLPLHWYRNLRKEMPVIDSILFPLLDKWLFYIRIR